In Arthrobacter sp. B3I4, the following proteins share a genomic window:
- a CDS encoding long-chain fatty acid--CoA ligase: MREASTGLLVELEPNSNVTDLLLEQHGKNPAHALYSRKGPAGWIDVPARQFLDQVRALAKGLIAGGLTPGETVAVMSATRYEWTVVDFAIWFAGGVTVPVYETSSASQVEWILHDSGARRVFVQDQAKAALVQEVLDSSALLGDRLLGVVRMDNDGAAPNMASLAAAGSGVSDAELERHRTSAGLADVASLVYTSGTTGRPKGCEITHGNFALVAKNIVLFLPEILLQPSTRTLMFLPLAHVLARAVQVICLSAGTTLGHTSNAKELLDDLGTFQPTFLLVVPRIFEKVYAGAAHTASLAGKDRLFAAATAAAVDYSKALDTAARGEGAGPGWLLRAKHGVFNRLLYPKLRRAFGGRLGYTVCGASPLSSTDAHFFRGAGIPVLEGYGLTETTAPCTANTPTRTKVGTVGIPVPGTTIRIADDGEILVKGIGVFKGYHANAAANAEAFVDGFFRTGDLGSLDEDGFLTITGRKKDLLVTAGGKNVAPEPLEEKVREHQLVAQAVVVGDGRPFVSALVNLDPEGLENWCAAHRIPAMSVAEAAVNEQVRAAIQAAVDEANKLVSTAESIRSFAVLDADFTVESGHLTPSLKLKRSAVVRDFQPHIDRLYG; the protein is encoded by the coding sequence GTGAGAGAAGCTAGCACCGGACTGCTCGTGGAGCTGGAACCGAACAGCAACGTAACGGACCTGCTGCTGGAGCAGCACGGGAAAAACCCGGCCCACGCGCTCTATTCCCGCAAGGGTCCCGCAGGCTGGATCGATGTTCCGGCCCGGCAGTTCCTGGACCAGGTGAGGGCGCTGGCCAAGGGCCTGATTGCCGGCGGCCTCACGCCCGGCGAGACGGTCGCCGTGATGTCGGCAACCCGCTACGAGTGGACCGTGGTGGACTTCGCCATCTGGTTCGCCGGCGGCGTCACCGTGCCGGTGTACGAGACGTCCTCCGCCAGCCAGGTCGAGTGGATCTTGCATGACTCCGGAGCCCGGCGTGTCTTCGTCCAGGACCAGGCCAAAGCCGCCTTGGTCCAGGAAGTCCTGGACAGCTCCGCCCTGCTCGGGGACCGGCTGCTGGGCGTCGTTCGGATGGACAACGACGGCGCCGCCCCCAACATGGCCAGCCTCGCCGCCGCCGGCAGCGGGGTCAGCGACGCCGAACTGGAGCGGCACCGCACCTCCGCCGGCCTGGCGGACGTGGCTTCCCTCGTCTACACCTCAGGCACCACCGGACGGCCCAAGGGCTGCGAAATCACGCACGGTAACTTCGCTCTGGTGGCAAAGAACATCGTCTTGTTCCTGCCGGAAATCCTGCTGCAGCCCTCCACCCGGACGCTCATGTTCCTGCCGCTGGCCCACGTCCTGGCCCGCGCCGTCCAGGTGATCTGTCTCAGCGCCGGCACCACCCTGGGCCACACCTCCAACGCCAAGGAGCTCCTGGATGACCTCGGCACCTTCCAGCCGACCTTCCTGCTGGTGGTCCCCCGGATCTTCGAGAAGGTCTACGCCGGAGCCGCGCACACGGCTTCCCTCGCGGGCAAAGACCGGCTCTTCGCAGCGGCCACCGCCGCCGCCGTGGACTATTCGAAAGCCCTCGACACGGCCGCCCGCGGCGAGGGCGCGGGACCGGGCTGGCTGCTGCGCGCCAAGCACGGCGTCTTTAACCGGCTGCTGTACCCGAAGCTCCGGCGGGCTTTCGGCGGCCGGCTGGGCTACACCGTCTGCGGAGCCAGTCCGCTGAGCTCCACCGACGCGCATTTCTTCCGCGGCGCCGGCATTCCAGTCCTTGAGGGCTACGGCCTGACCGAAACCACGGCGCCGTGCACCGCAAACACCCCGACCCGCACGAAGGTGGGAACGGTAGGGATTCCGGTGCCGGGGACCACCATCAGGATCGCCGACGACGGTGAGATCCTGGTCAAGGGCATCGGCGTCTTCAAGGGCTACCACGCCAACGCCGCGGCCAACGCGGAGGCCTTCGTGGACGGCTTTTTCCGCACCGGCGATCTGGGGTCGTTGGACGAAGACGGCTTCCTGACCATTACCGGCCGGAAAAAAGACCTTCTGGTCACCGCTGGCGGAAAGAATGTGGCGCCCGAGCCGCTGGAGGAAAAGGTCCGCGAACACCAGCTCGTGGCGCAGGCGGTGGTGGTCGGCGACGGCCGGCCGTTCGTGTCCGCCCTGGTCAACCTGGACCCCGAGGGCCTTGAGAACTGGTGCGCGGCGCACCGGATCCCCGCCATGAGCGTCGCGGAGGCGGCCGTCAATGAGCAGGTCAGGGCCGCCATCCAGGCTGCGGTGGACGAGGCCAACAAGCTGGTTTCCACTGCCGAGTCAATCCGGAGCTTCGCAGTCCTGGACGCGGACTTCACGGTCGAGTCCGGCCACCTCACCCCGTCGCTGAAGCTCAAGCGCTCCGCGGTTGTGCGCGACTTCCAGCCGCACATCGACCGGCTTTACGGCTAA